A genomic segment from Luteolibacter ambystomatis encodes:
- a CDS encoding DUF4194 domain-containing protein gives MNDSDPNWPRFWADVPDTDRAPLREILADLLGRGTIIGTEGGNRDLFLLARDHYREHLSDYLAPLGLELIVDDDFFLLQARPRPETCLLLSQFTKDETLLLLVLWRAWDDHRTTQMSSSVVITVDDLWNRFRNTFDQIEPPEKTHLDALLARLKRHRLIRTHKPDGVTQLGEMLIEVLPSLPRVIPFDSIEDWLARAALYQPTAEASSN, from the coding sequence ATGAACGACTCCGATCCCAACTGGCCGCGTTTCTGGGCGGACGTGCCCGATACCGACCGCGCGCCGCTGCGCGAAATCCTCGCCGACCTGCTCGGCCGCGGCACGATCATCGGCACGGAAGGTGGCAACCGCGATCTGTTCCTGCTGGCGCGCGATCACTACCGCGAGCATCTCAGCGACTATCTCGCTCCGCTCGGGCTCGAGCTGATCGTCGATGATGACTTCTTCCTCCTCCAAGCACGCCCGCGCCCGGAGACCTGCCTGCTGCTCAGCCAATTCACCAAGGATGAAACGCTGCTCCTCCTGGTGCTGTGGCGCGCCTGGGACGATCATCGCACCACCCAGATGTCGTCCTCCGTCGTCATCACCGTGGACGATCTGTGGAACCGCTTCCGCAATACCTTCGACCAGATCGAGCCGCCGGAAAAAACCCACCTCGATGCCCTGCTCGCGCGCCTGAAGCGCCATCGCCTGATCCGCACCCACAAACCGGATGGCGTCACCCAACTCGGTGAAATGCTCATCGAGGTCCTCCCCAGCCTGCCCCGTGTGATCCCCTTCGATTCCATCGAGGATTGGCTCGCCCGCGCCGCGCTCTATCAGCCCACCGCTGAAGCCTCTTCCAATTAG
- a CDS encoding SbcC/MukB-like Walker B domain-containing protein: MRVHLSRILAVNWYGYRQFIDVSGLTLITGANGSGKSALLDLLQFVMLGEAGSRFNKAAAGAGSGRTLRGYCLCDTNTVGKDGQERFLRPSGVTLAGLEFAWPLQAGEPEPRRETWGARIEYEGPTAKPRTLWFTVPGRLEKEDFLAQQLLDDSIAFLSEEEFRVHLKRDLEGEAWDRQASYLEEMASRSHLGFDRPQMNKTLPNSMAFQPVDSFEKFIRDYLLEPGLPDVKAVRASVDAHRRAQERLDTMHDQHQRLVRICDQHAAYHEARREARLYAHLRDALAHEDKLEKLTGHRTRIDQLRLQNSEQRADYESAVAERNELDQQLAAVRLVAGNDSQIAHLAQNRSRRDELGREIDALREAAKHAREFLYERTQHWKHWLELAKSLGLEEPSQARDWMKQMQDTEEAPALDAAARMTRIYQMLVNDGQDQLRPLEEKIKDLEAREARLQRELDDLDRKGSAAPSPLLDALKSRGQRAVALGRVIEVKPEAEPWWPLLESLLGPNRQAVLAEDFTAAWDQAQRLGHIDEPLVHPEELTKREAKAGSVADFFETANDDAKAYLRHLFGDVVAVEKARQLDKHPRALSRDGWLKDPPLRLHLQPSKEFTIGEEGLRRLRTLREDELEQVREELVRLRNARDGWKLWLHRGQEWHLDKADAPSGTGGLHQLPRLKKEAQSLDETIRLLATPEREETVEKLRVLEKTFHGVIERIGRLDATLSKFSQQERELLDSIASAEEDERSALHTRQFSRELLEGVREAEIASQIESVCDQFPKWQQRIDAAKVVADTRSHDAEKARDMRDIERRALAEKHPETAEVFDPADESNDRYEARRRELEEHELERFRAAAEDARREWEDRLQHQVLDVLKEKLDEAERTKRELNRAMDHDIGGWRYQLSMRADRTHSAIWTLVDKGLNPGLELFAAGGKEDIERAKQALMTAIENAEDPRHQKALDYRFYHHWDIQATPTGKGEGAAISLNKSAKKQSGGENQAPFFVAMLAAFQRVYDIGRKETRQNLGVVIMDEAFSKLSGDRIDACLALARNFGLQLIMAFPEDRLPTMIQHAETVVQARVERAYDDKSGSVTNIENWCVKVDRGKLAEALA; the protein is encoded by the coding sequence ATGCGCGTTCATCTCAGTCGCATCCTCGCCGTGAACTGGTACGGCTACCGCCAGTTCATTGATGTCTCCGGCCTCACACTCATCACCGGAGCGAATGGCTCGGGCAAGAGCGCGTTGCTCGACCTGTTGCAGTTCGTGATGCTCGGCGAAGCGGGCAGCCGCTTCAACAAGGCAGCGGCCGGCGCAGGCAGCGGACGCACCCTGCGCGGCTACTGCCTCTGCGACACCAACACCGTCGGCAAGGACGGCCAGGAGCGTTTCCTGCGCCCCAGCGGCGTGACACTCGCCGGTCTGGAATTCGCATGGCCACTACAAGCTGGTGAACCCGAACCGCGCCGCGAGACCTGGGGCGCTCGCATCGAATACGAAGGCCCGACCGCCAAGCCACGCACGCTGTGGTTCACCGTTCCCGGGCGACTCGAAAAGGAGGACTTCCTCGCCCAACAGCTTCTCGATGACTCGATCGCCTTCCTCTCGGAGGAGGAGTTCCGCGTGCACCTGAAGCGCGATCTCGAAGGCGAGGCATGGGACCGGCAGGCCAGCTATCTCGAAGAGATGGCCTCGCGCTCGCATCTCGGCTTTGACCGGCCGCAGATGAACAAGACGCTGCCGAACTCGATGGCGTTCCAGCCGGTGGACAGCTTCGAGAAATTCATCCGCGACTATCTGTTGGAGCCGGGCCTGCCGGATGTGAAGGCCGTACGCGCCAGCGTGGATGCACACCGCCGTGCCCAGGAACGGCTCGATACGATGCATGACCAGCACCAGCGGCTGGTCCGCATCTGCGACCAGCATGCTGCCTATCACGAGGCCCGCCGCGAGGCCCGTCTCTACGCCCATCTGCGCGATGCCCTCGCCCATGAGGACAAGCTGGAGAAACTCACCGGTCATCGCACCCGCATCGATCAGCTCCGCCTTCAGAACTCCGAGCAACGGGCCGACTACGAATCCGCGGTCGCCGAACGCAACGAGCTCGACCAGCAGCTCGCCGCCGTGCGCCTCGTCGCGGGCAATGATTCACAGATCGCCCACCTCGCGCAGAACCGCAGCCGCCGCGATGAACTCGGTCGCGAGATCGACGCGCTGCGCGAAGCCGCCAAGCACGCGCGCGAATTCCTCTACGAACGCACCCAGCACTGGAAGCACTGGCTGGAACTCGCGAAGTCGCTCGGCCTTGAAGAGCCATCGCAGGCACGCGATTGGATGAAGCAGATGCAGGACACCGAGGAAGCGCCCGCCCTCGATGCCGCCGCGCGCATGACCCGCATCTATCAGATGCTCGTCAATGACGGCCAGGATCAGCTCCGCCCGCTTGAGGAAAAGATCAAGGATCTCGAAGCCCGCGAGGCCCGGCTCCAGCGCGAACTCGATGATCTCGATCGCAAGGGCAGCGCCGCTCCGTCACCATTGCTGGATGCATTGAAGTCACGCGGCCAGCGTGCCGTCGCACTTGGCCGGGTGATCGAGGTAAAGCCCGAAGCGGAACCGTGGTGGCCGCTGCTGGAGTCGCTGCTCGGCCCGAATCGCCAGGCGGTGCTCGCGGAAGATTTCACCGCCGCGTGGGATCAGGCCCAGCGCCTCGGTCACATCGATGAGCCGCTGGTTCATCCGGAGGAACTCACCAAGCGCGAAGCAAAGGCGGGTTCCGTCGCCGACTTTTTCGAAACCGCCAACGATGATGCGAAGGCCTATCTCCGTCATCTGTTCGGGGATGTCGTGGCCGTTGAGAAAGCCCGCCAGCTCGACAAGCATCCGCGCGCGCTTTCACGCGATGGCTGGCTGAAGGATCCGCCGCTGCGGCTGCATCTCCAACCCTCAAAGGAATTCACCATCGGTGAAGAAGGCTTGCGTCGTCTGCGCACGCTGCGCGAGGACGAGTTGGAGCAGGTCCGCGAGGAACTCGTGCGCCTGCGCAATGCCCGCGATGGCTGGAAGCTGTGGCTGCACCGCGGTCAGGAGTGGCACCTCGACAAGGCGGACGCGCCCAGCGGCACCGGTGGTCTTCATCAGCTCCCGCGTTTGAAGAAAGAAGCGCAGTCGCTGGATGAAACCATCCGCCTGCTCGCCACTCCGGAACGTGAGGAGACGGTGGAGAAACTCCGCGTGCTGGAGAAAACTTTCCACGGCGTGATCGAACGCATCGGCCGTCTCGATGCGACCTTGTCGAAATTCTCCCAACAGGAGCGCGAGCTGCTCGACTCCATCGCCTCGGCGGAGGAAGACGAGCGCAGCGCCCTGCACACCCGCCAGTTCAGCCGCGAGTTGCTCGAAGGCGTGCGCGAGGCGGAGATCGCCTCGCAGATCGAATCGGTCTGTGACCAGTTCCCGAAATGGCAACAGCGTATCGACGCCGCCAAGGTGGTCGCGGACACCCGCAGTCACGATGCGGAAAAGGCCCGCGACATGCGCGACATCGAACGCCGCGCTTTGGCCGAGAAGCATCCGGAAACCGCCGAGGTCTTCGATCCCGCGGACGAATCCAACGACCGCTACGAGGCACGCCGCAGGGAGCTGGAGGAACATGAACTCGAACGCTTCCGTGCCGCGGCTGAAGACGCCCGCCGCGAGTGGGAGGATCGCCTCCAGCACCAGGTGCTCGATGTGCTCAAGGAGAAGCTCGATGAAGCGGAGCGCACCAAGCGCGAACTCAATCGCGCCATGGATCACGACATCGGCGGCTGGCGCTACCAGCTCTCGATGCGCGCCGACCGCACCCACAGTGCGATCTGGACGTTGGTCGACAAGGGCCTCAATCCCGGCCTCGAACTTTTCGCTGCAGGCGGCAAGGAGGACATCGAGCGCGCCAAGCAGGCGCTGATGACCGCCATCGAGAATGCCGAGGATCCTCGTCATCAGAAGGCACTCGATTACCGGTTCTACCATCACTGGGATATCCAGGCCACCCCCACCGGCAAGGGCGAAGGCGCCGCGATCTCGCTCAACAAGAGCGCGAAGAAACAGAGCGGTGGCGAAAACCAGGCTCCGTTCTTCGTCGCCATGCTCGCCGCCTTCCAGCGCGTCTATGACATCGGCCGCAAGGAAACGCGCCAGAACCTCGGTGTGGTCATCATGGACGAGGCCTTCTCGAAGCTCTCCGGCGACCGCATCGACGCCTGTCTCGCGCTGGCCCGGAACTTCGGACTCCAGCTCATCATGGCCTTCCCCGAAGACCGCCTGCCGACGATGATCCAGCACGCCGAAACGGTGGTGCAGGCCCGCGTCGAGCGCGCCTATGATGACAAGAGCGGCAGCGTGACGAACATCGAGAACTGGTGCGTCAAGGTCGACCGTGGGAAGCTCGCCGAGGCGCTTGCGTAA
- a CDS encoding DUF4178 domain-containing protein — MRQFDCPQCGAPVPFETPGAVFAVCQHCQSMVVRKDASVETIGKMADLPPDVTPLQIGARGDHNGRPFRLMGRLRVGWTDGTWNEWYADFGGDRYGWIAETQGFFMISEAAPVPPGFKFDKIAMLGPESSIAIGQDAYRKTDHKKTRVIAGEGELPFIAKPNDEWVGIDLVGPGRKFAGLESDGPETRFYLGLSAQPEEIAWEGLRPVPGWNGEPVPVEKRNTDAVGCPECGGVIQVKAAGLTQSLVCGHCGTLLDAKGSKVAVAQKIEAASRLEHPPLPLGTRGTLKGIEWEIIGCVKRRDQYSQWTEGLLYNPWHGFAWLTEWNGHWNYMRRVLESPDPMSPVFEGRRYKLFAREESMVVAVAGEFYWRVRIGEKSTVADYINPPRILSSEIYPELEEVTWSEGEYISGPEVGAAFGMKNLAFASGVYLNQPNPWATRAPTLSRYAWIATAALLIIQIVGMAGAGKKVVLNQDFTYEKPVAGAPPMPALVSPSFDLDGGQSPARVEAEAAVDNSWIGLDADLVNETTGQTYPADISVEYYHGYDDGNWTEGSQKAGSDIPGVPPGRYHLQLAPDADPALAKMPFHITLKRGGIFWSNFFLCLIAIWIWPLWAKIRNFSFEARRWSESDFTS; from the coding sequence ATGCGCCAGTTCGATTGTCCACAGTGCGGGGCACCGGTTCCCTTTGAAACACCGGGCGCGGTGTTCGCGGTATGCCAGCATTGCCAGTCGATGGTGGTGCGCAAGGACGCCTCGGTCGAAACGATCGGCAAGATGGCCGATCTGCCGCCGGACGTCACCCCGCTGCAGATCGGTGCGAGGGGCGATCACAATGGCCGCCCATTCCGCCTGATGGGCCGTCTGCGTGTCGGCTGGACGGATGGCACGTGGAATGAATGGTACGCGGACTTCGGCGGAGACCGCTACGGCTGGATCGCGGAGACGCAGGGCTTCTTCATGATCTCGGAGGCCGCGCCGGTGCCGCCGGGTTTCAAGTTCGACAAGATCGCGATGCTCGGTCCCGAGTCGTCCATCGCGATCGGCCAGGACGCCTATCGAAAGACGGATCACAAAAAAACCCGCGTCATCGCCGGCGAAGGCGAACTGCCTTTCATCGCGAAGCCGAACGACGAATGGGTCGGCATCGACCTCGTTGGCCCGGGCCGGAAATTCGCAGGACTCGAAAGCGACGGCCCGGAAACGCGCTTCTACCTCGGTCTATCCGCCCAGCCGGAGGAAATCGCTTGGGAAGGCCTGCGCCCCGTGCCCGGTTGGAACGGTGAACCGGTACCGGTGGAGAAGCGCAATACCGACGCAGTCGGCTGTCCGGAATGCGGCGGAGTCATCCAGGTGAAGGCCGCCGGTCTGACCCAGAGTCTCGTGTGCGGTCACTGCGGTACGCTGCTGGATGCGAAAGGAAGCAAAGTCGCCGTTGCCCAGAAAATCGAAGCGGCCTCGCGCTTGGAACACCCGCCACTGCCGCTCGGCACGCGTGGAACGCTGAAGGGCATCGAGTGGGAAATCATCGGCTGCGTAAAGCGCCGTGATCAATACTCCCAGTGGACTGAAGGCCTGCTCTACAATCCATGGCACGGCTTCGCATGGCTGACCGAGTGGAACGGCCATTGGAACTACATGCGCCGCGTGCTGGAATCACCCGATCCGATGTCGCCCGTCTTTGAGGGTCGCCGCTACAAGCTCTTCGCCCGCGAGGAATCGATGGTCGTGGCGGTGGCGGGTGAGTTCTACTGGCGGGTTCGCATCGGTGAAAAATCCACCGTGGCGGACTACATCAATCCGCCACGTATCCTGTCCTCCGAGATCTATCCGGAGCTCGAAGAAGTCACCTGGTCGGAAGGCGAGTATATTTCCGGCCCGGAGGTCGGTGCCGCCTTCGGGATGAAGAACCTCGCGTTCGCCAGTGGCGTCTATCTCAACCAACCGAACCCGTGGGCGACCCGCGCTCCCACGCTGAGCCGCTACGCATGGATCGCCACCGCTGCTTTGCTCATCATCCAGATCGTCGGCATGGCCGGTGCGGGTAAGAAGGTGGTGCTCAACCAAGACTTCACCTATGAGAAGCCTGTTGCCGGAGCGCCTCCCATGCCCGCGCTGGTCTCGCCTTCATTCGATCTCGATGGCGGCCAGAGTCCCGCACGCGTGGAAGCGGAAGCCGCGGTCGACAATTCATGGATCGGCCTCGATGCCGACCTCGTCAACGAAACCACCGGCCAGACCTATCCGGCGGACATCTCCGTGGAATACTACCATGGCTACGATGATGGCAACTGGACCGAAGGCAGCCAGAAGGCGGGCAGCGACATCCCCGGCGTGCCTCCCGGACGCTACCATCTCCAACTGGCACCGGATGCCGATCCCGCACTGGCGAAGATGCCCTTCCATATCACGCTGAAACGGGGCGGCATCTTCTGGTCGAACTTCTTCCTGTGCCTCATCGCCATCTGGATCTGGCCGCTGTGGGCGAAGATCCGGAATTTCTCCTTCGAAGCCCGCCGCTGGAGCGAAAGCGATTTCACCTCATGA
- a CDS encoding DUF350 domain-containing protein yields MDLINLKDVVASLLYSIIGIIIFCVSFIIVDKLTPYDLWKELIEQKNLPLAIVVAGVGLGLCIIIAASIH; encoded by the coding sequence ATGGACCTCATCAACCTCAAGGACGTCGTCGCGTCGCTGCTCTATTCGATCATCGGCATCATCATCTTCTGCGTGTCCTTCATCATCGTGGACAAGCTCACTCCCTATGACCTGTGGAAGGAGTTGATCGAGCAGAAGAACCTCCCCCTGGCCATCGTCGTCGCCGGAGTGGGCCTCGGCCTGTGCATCATCATCGCCGCCTCCATCCACTGA
- a CDS encoding polyamine aminopropyltransferase — protein MESRGMRLLLLASVFTIATCGLIYELIAGTLASYLLGDSVTQFSTVIGVYLFAMGVGSWLSKFVKDKVLATFIRVEFLIGLIGGFSALLLFALFDQVASFRVLLYGLVFITGALVGLEIPLLLRLLKDQLKFEDLVSRVLSLDYIGALAASLLFPLILVPKLGLVRSSFLFGLLNAGVGLLALHFLRASLERQRALWAGGILSIVLLGAGFAGADHWQAWAERSAYNENIIFAHSSPYQRLILTRHRDDLRLYLNGNLQFSSRDEYRYHETLVHPVLSRIEKPKQVLVLGGGDGLAAREVLRYPAVEGITLVDLDAEMTRLFSRQPLLTTLNAGSLISPKLHIENADAFTWLEEAAKRGLKFDAAIIDFPDPSNFSIGKLYSTAFYEKLRSVLSPSALISIQCTSPLAARKSFWCVDETLRACGYSTAPYHVYVPSFGEWGFILAAPEPATLTDGSPHALPEGLRYLTTETLVQCFRFPPDMSAVPAGVNRLNNQILVRHFEEEWGRYE, from the coding sequence ATGGAATCGCGCGGCATGCGCCTGCTGCTGCTGGCATCGGTCTTCACCATCGCCACCTGCGGGCTGATTTACGAGCTGATCGCCGGCACGCTGGCGTCGTATCTGCTCGGTGATTCGGTCACGCAGTTCTCGACCGTCATTGGTGTCTATCTCTTCGCCATGGGCGTGGGCTCGTGGCTGTCGAAGTTCGTGAAAGACAAGGTGCTCGCCACCTTCATCCGGGTGGAGTTCCTGATCGGTCTGATCGGTGGGTTTTCGGCGCTGCTGTTGTTCGCACTGTTCGATCAGGTGGCATCGTTCCGCGTGCTGCTCTATGGGCTGGTGTTCATCACTGGCGCGCTGGTAGGGCTGGAGATTCCGCTGCTTCTGCGATTGCTGAAGGATCAGTTGAAGTTCGAGGACCTGGTGTCCCGCGTCTTGTCCTTGGACTACATCGGCGCGCTGGCGGCCTCGTTGCTGTTCCCGCTGATCCTGGTGCCAAAACTGGGATTGGTCCGCTCTTCGTTCTTGTTCGGGCTGTTGAATGCAGGTGTCGGCCTGCTGGCCTTGCATTTCCTGCGCGCGAGCTTGGAACGCCAGCGCGCGCTGTGGGCGGGCGGCATTCTTTCCATCGTGCTGCTCGGCGCCGGCTTCGCGGGAGCCGACCACTGGCAGGCATGGGCGGAACGATCCGCCTACAACGAGAACATCATTTTCGCCCACAGCAGTCCTTACCAACGCCTGATCCTCACCCGTCATCGTGACGACCTGCGGCTCTACCTGAATGGCAATCTCCAGTTCAGCTCACGCGACGAATACCGCTACCATGAGACGCTGGTGCATCCGGTGCTGTCGCGGATCGAAAAGCCGAAGCAGGTGCTGGTCCTCGGCGGTGGCGACGGCCTCGCTGCTCGCGAGGTCCTGCGCTACCCCGCGGTCGAAGGCATCACGCTGGTGGACCTCGATGCGGAAATGACGCGGCTGTTTTCCCGACAACCGCTGCTCACCACGCTCAATGCCGGATCGCTGATCTCACCGAAGCTCCATATTGAGAACGCCGATGCCTTCACCTGGCTGGAAGAGGCAGCCAAGCGCGGCCTGAAATTCGACGCCGCAATCATCGACTTCCCTGATCCTTCGAACTTTTCCATCGGCAAGCTCTACTCGACCGCCTTCTACGAGAAGCTCCGTAGCGTGCTCTCGCCTTCCGCACTGATCTCGATCCAATGCACGTCACCGCTCGCGGCGCGGAAGTCCTTCTGGTGTGTGGATGAAACTCTGCGCGCCTGCGGCTACAGTACCGCGCCCTATCACGTCTACGTGCCATCGTTCGGCGAATGGGGATTCATTCTCGCCGCGCCTGAACCTGCCACCCTCACCGATGGATCGCCGCATGCCTTGCCGGAAGGACTGCGTTACCTCACGACGGAAACGCTGGTGCAGTGCTTCCGCTTTCCTCCGGACATGTCCGCGGTGCCCGCCGGGGTGAACCGGCTGAACAACCAGATCCTCGTGCGCCACTTCGAGGAGGAATGGGGGCGCTATGAATGA
- a CDS encoding flavin monoamine oxidase family protein: protein MNDRISRRVFLAGSLTLGACGRTTRAGGDRGWTGGIVGASHQTGHLLRQGMTGPPVQAETADVIVAGGGMSGLIAALRLKQAGRRVKVIELEANVGGNASSSRNATSAYPWGAHYVPVPSEDMTDVCALLAELGLGKPGAWKEETLCHDPSERLWIRGHWQDGLVPSYGISAEERQQIERFFARMETYKSRRGSDNKRAFAIPVDHSSRDPEFTTLDAITMAEWLQREGFTSPELLWHINYGCRDDYGAGISLVSAWAGIHYFASRDSQELFTWPEGNGWIVNRLREQLDGDILTGHLVTRLTPDGRVEAIEASTGKRLAWQADAIVCAAPRFIAKHLVPELATSPAPDYSPWMVANLTLTGPISETWDNVLRDSRALGYVVATHQSLYPAQGPTVITYYQPLDHLPPPAAREEALKTSYESWCESILTDLERPHPDLRDHLTHLDIWLWGHAMSRPLPGVIHGETRARMRETLGKIHFAHSDMSGLSIFEEACHWGHEASRTILSV, encoded by the coding sequence ATGAATGACCGCATCAGCCGCCGCGTGTTTCTCGCCGGATCGCTCACGCTCGGCGCGTGCGGTCGGACCACGCGTGCCGGCGGTGATCGTGGCTGGACCGGCGGCATCGTCGGAGCCTCCCATCAAACCGGCCACCTGCTGCGGCAGGGGATGACTGGTCCACCGGTGCAGGCGGAAACCGCGGATGTAATCGTCGCCGGTGGCGGTATGTCCGGATTGATCGCCGCGCTGCGGCTCAAGCAAGCCGGACGACGCGTGAAGGTGATCGAACTGGAAGCCAACGTCGGCGGAAATGCTAGCAGCAGCCGCAATGCCACATCCGCTTATCCCTGGGGTGCCCACTATGTGCCGGTGCCGTCCGAAGACATGACCGATGTGTGCGCGCTGCTTGCGGAACTCGGTCTCGGCAAGCCCGGCGCGTGGAAGGAGGAAACCCTCTGCCACGATCCCTCCGAGCGACTATGGATCCGCGGCCACTGGCAGGATGGCCTGGTGCCATCCTATGGAATCTCTGCCGAAGAACGGCAGCAGATCGAACGCTTCTTCGCCCGCATGGAGACCTACAAGTCCCGCCGCGGCAGCGATAACAAGCGCGCCTTCGCCATTCCGGTGGATCACAGCTCGCGCGATCCGGAATTCACCACACTCGATGCGATCACGATGGCGGAGTGGCTGCAGCGCGAAGGTTTCACCAGTCCCGAGCTGTTGTGGCACATCAACTACGGCTGCCGCGATGACTACGGCGCGGGCATCTCGCTCGTCTCCGCATGGGCGGGCATCCACTATTTCGCCTCGCGGGATTCACAGGAACTTTTCACCTGGCCGGAGGGCAATGGCTGGATCGTGAACCGCCTGCGCGAACAACTCGACGGCGACATTCTCACAGGTCATCTGGTCACCCGCCTCACTCCGGATGGACGCGTGGAAGCCATCGAGGCCTCCACCGGCAAACGCCTCGCCTGGCAGGCGGATGCCATCGTCTGCGCGGCTCCGCGTTTCATCGCGAAGCATCTCGTCCCGGAACTCGCCACCAGTCCGGCTCCCGACTACTCGCCATGGATGGTGGCCAACCTCACACTCACCGGCCCCATCTCGGAAACATGGGACAATGTCCTGCGTGACAGCCGCGCGCTGGGATACGTGGTCGCCACCCACCAGAGCCTCTATCCGGCACAGGGACCGACGGTCATCACCTACTACCAGCCGCTCGATCACCTGCCGCCCCCCGCCGCACGAGAAGAGGCGCTGAAAACCAGCTACGAGAGCTGGTGTGAAAGCATTCTCACCGATCTGGAGCGACCTCATCCGGACCTTCGGGATCATCTCACCCACCTCGACATCTGGCTGTGGGGCCACGCCATGAGCCGCCCGCTGCCCGGAGTCATTCATGGCGAAACACGCGCCCGGATGCGAGAAACGCTCGGGAAAATTCACTTCGCCCACAGCGACATGAGCGGCCTGTCCATTTTTGAAGAAGCCTGCCATTGGGGTCACGAAGCGTCCCGGACCATTCTCTCCGTTTAA
- the speD gene encoding adenosylmethionine decarboxylase, with product MTLAWHTLIDYHDCDSARLTDPGGLRTVLLEAISAAGGTYVTDVFHQFSPHGLSGVVVIAESHVAIHTWPEHRFAAVDIFSCSPSLDQEAVIVRLGAWLGAEWRRIDPRERGLHVHRAPTDCGKKDG from the coding sequence ATGACCCTCGCCTGGCATACCCTGATCGACTACCACGATTGCGACTCCGCCCGCCTGACCGATCCCGGGGGCCTGCGCACCGTGCTACTGGAAGCGATCTCTGCCGCCGGAGGGACCTACGTGACGGATGTCTTCCATCAGTTCAGTCCGCACGGCCTGAGCGGCGTGGTTGTGATCGCGGAGAGCCATGTGGCCATCCACACTTGGCCGGAGCACCGGTTCGCCGCCGTGGACATCTTTTCATGCAGTCCCTCGCTCGATCAGGAAGCCGTCATTGTCCGCCTCGGCGCATGGTTGGGCGCGGAATGGCGGCGGATCGACCCACGGGAGCGGGGATTGCACGTCCACCGCGCTCCCACGGATTGCGGCAAAAAAGACGGGTAA
- a CDS encoding ThuA domain-containing protein, translated as MHLRNSLLAIAGAVTALLPLANTAKAEDAKKKIVFVAGRPSHGPGEHEHRAGSMLLADQLNKSGLPVQATVVDNGWPQDTSVFNGASAIVIYSDGGGGHPAFKHLDELKAFAKAGVGIGCIHYAVEIPKGEAGNTFLDLVGGYFETDWSVNPHWNASYTLPKHAVTRGISNFSMLDEWYYHMRFRDKMAGVTPILTALPGPETLTRKDGPHEGNPEVRAAVTERKEPQHTMWVYERPDSVGKGRSFGFTGGHFHKNWQNDDFRRVVLNAIVWTTGLEVPAKGVPSKTPTDAEMQANLDPKGKK; from the coding sequence ATGCACCTGAGAAACTCCCTGCTCGCCATCGCAGGCGCGGTCACCGCGCTGCTCCCGCTCGCCAACACGGCGAAGGCCGAGGACGCCAAGAAGAAAATCGTTTTCGTCGCCGGACGTCCCAGCCACGGCCCGGGCGAACATGAGCACCGCGCCGGCTCCATGCTGCTGGCCGATCAGCTCAACAAGAGCGGCCTGCCGGTCCAGGCCACCGTGGTGGACAACGGCTGGCCGCAGGACACGTCCGTTTTCAATGGGGCTTCGGCCATCGTCATCTATTCGGACGGCGGTGGCGGTCACCCGGCTTTCAAGCACCTCGATGAACTCAAGGCCTTCGCCAAGGCCGGAGTCGGCATCGGCTGCATCCACTATGCGGTGGAAATCCCGAAGGGCGAAGCGGGCAATACTTTCCTCGACCTCGTGGGCGGCTATTTCGAGACCGATTGGTCCGTGAACCCGCACTGGAACGCCTCCTACACGCTGCCGAAGCACGCCGTTACCCGTGGCATCTCGAACTTCAGCATGCTGGACGAGTGGTACTACCACATGCGCTTCCGCGACAAGATGGCCGGTGTCACCCCGATCCTCACCGCACTGCCGGGCCCGGAAACCCTCACCCGCAAGGATGGCCCGCATGAAGGCAATCCGGAGGTCCGCGCCGCCGTGACCGAACGCAAGGAACCCCAGCACACGATGTGGGTCTACGAGCGTCCGGACTCCGTGGGCAAGGGTCGCTCCTTCGGCTTCACCGGCGGCCACTTCCACAAGAATTGGCAGAACGACGATTTCCGCCGCGTGGTGCTCAACGCCATCGTCTGGACCACCGGCCTCGAAGTCCCGGCCAAGGGCGTGCCGTCCAAGACCCCGACCGACGCCGAGATGCAGGCCAACCTCGACCCGAAGGGAAAGAAGTAA